One window from the genome of Pogoniulus pusillus isolate bPogPus1 chromosome 7, bPogPus1.pri, whole genome shotgun sequence encodes:
- the LOC135177084 gene encoding uncharacterized protein LOC135177084, giving the protein MGEKNQKGWGADCCCCRRPAWSSRARGPLPLLRRSARRSYSTAPLPGVAGPPPGLFVARRCHDPGGSRARANHSRPVGAGCGPAPAFKGDAASLRSFPPSSLARSLPRPLPPGSRDKGGRPVPLRDPSEPIWEAPPAWSRVPLQTRPPGAGLDRTGPNNDPLCGPRALCCAATNRINAVPRAVEVVKCEGHIRCGCPPVVEMRRISSPDTATPSRSSPRAPASAWHLPQGPRALPTRTLLTLSLPWFAVPVRLRTGSEGDRWQG; this is encoded by the exons ATGG gggaaaaaaatcaaaaagggTGGGGagcagactgctgctgctgccgccgtcCCGCGTGGAGCAGCCGCGCTAGGGGCCCGCTCCCGCTGCTCCGCCGGTCCGCTCGCCGCTCGTACAGCACCGCACCATTGCCGGGGGTAGCTGGGCCGCCGCCGGGCCTTTTTGTTGCTCGGCGATGTCACGACCCCGGAGGCTCGCGGGCCCGCGCCAATCACAGCCGCCCTGTGGGAGCGGGCTGCGGCCCCGCACCGGCTTTTAAAGGAGACGCCGCCTCCCTCcgttccttccctccctcttccctcgCCCGCTCCCTCCCTCGCCCGCTCCCGCCCGGGTCGCGGGACAAGGGCGGCCGTCCCGTCCCCTTAAGGGATCCTTCTGAGCCGATCTGGGAAGCACCACCGGCCTGGTCCCGCGTTCCGCTCCAAACACGGCCGCCTGGAGCGGGACTGGACCGGACCGGACCGAACAATGATCCCTTGTGCGGCCCCCGAGCGCTGTGCTGCGCCGCCACAAATCGGATTAACGCTGTGCCCCGGGCTGTCGAGGTGGTAAAGTGTGAAGGTCACATAAG atgTGGCTGCCCTCCAGTGGTGGAAATGCGGCGGATCTCCAGTCCCGACACGGCAACCCCATCGCGAAGCAGCCCGCGGGCCCCAGCCTCCGCCTGGCACCTGCCCCAGGGCCCAAGGGCGCTCCCTACGCGAACACTGCTCACGCTGTCGCTTCCCTGGTTTGCAGTCCCTGTTCGGCTGCGTACAGGCTCGGAGGGTGACAGGTGGCAGGGGTGA
- the BMP2 gene encoding bone morphogenetic protein 2, protein MVAVTRSLLALLLCQVLLGGAAGLMPEVGRRRFIEPGRAASAAQRPEDLLSEFELRLLHMFGLKRRPSPGKDVVIPPYMLDLYRLHAGQQLGQPSALGYPLERATSRANTVRSFHHEEVLEELPETSGKTARRFFFNLTSIPNEESITSAELQIFREQVHGAFENSSSYHHRINIYEIIKPATATSKDPVTRLLDTRLVHHNASKWESFDVTPAVLRWIAHGQPNHGFVVEVVHLDKENSASKRHVRISRSLHQDEDSWSQLRPLLVTFGHDGKGHPLHKREKRQAKHKQRKRHKYSCKRHPLYVDFNDVGWNDWIVAPPGYSAFYCHGECPFPLADHLNSTNHAIVQTLVNSVNSKIPKACCVPTELSAISMLYLDENEKVVLKNYQDMVVEGCGCR, encoded by the exons ATGGTTGCCGTGACCCGCTCTCTCCTggcgctgctgctctgccaggtgcTGTTGGGCGGCGCGGCCGGCCTCATGCCGGAGGTGGGCCGGCGGCGCTTCATCGAGCCGGGCCGCGCCGCCTCGGCCGCGCAGCGTCCCGAGGACCTCCTCAGCGAATTCGAGCTGCGCCTGCTCCACATGTTCGGGCTGAAGCGGCGGCCCAGCCCCGGCAAGGACGTCGTCATCCCTCCCTACATGCTGGACCTCTACCGTCTGCACGCGGGCCAACAACTAGGGCAGCCGTCGGCGCTCGGCTACCCGCTGGAAAGGGCCACCAGCCGCGCCAACACCGTCCGCAGCTTCCACCACGAAG AAGTTTTGGAAGAACTGCCAGAAACGAGTGGGAAAACAGCACGACGTTTCTTCTTTAATTTAACTTCCATCCCTAATGAGGAGTCTATCACCTCAGCTGAACTCCAGATTTTTCGGGAACAGGTGCACGGAGCCTttgagaacagcagcagctaccATCACCGtattaatatttatgaaatTATAaagccagccacagccacctctAAGGACCCTGTCACAAGACTTTTGGACACCAGGTTGGTGCATCATAATGCAAGTAAATGGGAAAGTTTTGATGTAACACCAGCTGTTTTGAGGTGGATTGCACATGGACAACCTAATCATGGGTTTGTGGTAGAGGTGGTTCACTTGGACAAAGAGAACAGTGCCTCCAAGAGGCACGTTAGGATTAGCAGGTCTTTACATCAGGATGAAGATAGCTGGTCTCAGCTCAGGCCATTATTAGTAACGTTTGGGCATGATGGCAAGGGACACCCGCTTCATAAAAGAGAAAAACGTcaagcaaaacacaaacagcGTAAACGCCACAAATACAGTTGCAAAAGGCATCCATTATATGTGGACTTCAATGATGTGGGGTGGAATGACTGGATTGTTGCCCCTCCGGGGTATAGTGCCTTTTACTGCCATGGGGAATGTCCTTTTCCATTGGCAGATCACCTAAACTCAACAAACCATGCCATTGTTCAGACTTTGGTCAATTCAGTGAATTCCAAAATCCCCAAGGCTTGCTGTGTGCCGACAGAACTGAGTGCTATTTCTATGCTCTACCTTGATGAAAATGAAAAAGTTGTATTAAAGAACTACCAAGATATGGTTGTGGAGGGTTGTGGGTGTCGCTAA